GATGCCAAGCCGCAGGCGGTGAAAGGTGTTCTGATTGCCAAGCTGCGCGATGATGTCGCGCAGCCCGTTGTGACCGCCATGGCCGCCGCCCTGTTTGAGCTTGGCAACGCCCGGAGGCAGATCAAGTTCGTCGTGGGCCACCAGGATCGCCTCGGCCGGAATACGATAGAAACCGGCGAGTGCCGCGACGGACTGGCCGCTGCGGTTCATGAACGTGGTGGGGATCAACAGGCGAACATCCTGACCCTGGTGACTGAAGCGCCCGGTCAGGCCAAAAAATTTGCGCTCGGCGACGAGACTGACTCGTTGCGCGTCGGCGATACGTTCAACAAAAAGAGCCCCTGCGTTATGCCGGGTCTGTTCGTATTCAGCGCCTGGATTTCCCAGGCCAACGATCAGTTGTATGGCAGTCACGACAGGGGCCCTTCTTTTGAGCTGTGGATAACACCGCCGATGACAGCGGCAAACGGGGACAAAAGCTGCTCATTTACCATGATGTAAACTCCGCGATCCTGCCCGATTTGCCTGCTGTCTTTCACGATGCTTCCCGAGCAACTCCGGCGTTACCAAGTAATGAATTACTCGGCGGCGCCTTCTTCTGCTGCGTCTTCGGTCGGTGCAACGCGTGGAGCGTGAACGTTGGCAACAGCCAGGTCGTTACCGTGCGCCAGTGCCACGAACTCAACGCCTTTAGGCGCTTTCAGATCGGACAAGTGCAGGATCGAACCGATTTCCAGAGCAGACACGTCTACTTCGATGAACTCAGGCAGATCTTTCGGCAGGCAGGTTACTTCCAGTTCGGAAGTGACGTGCGAAACTTCGCCGCCTTTCTTGACCGGAGCATCTTCACCAACAAAGTGTACAGGTACGATAGCGGTCAGTTTCTGGCCAGCTACAACGCGTACGAAGTCAGCGTGCATCACGTGGCCTTTGGCCGGGTGACGTTGCAGAGCTTTGATGATGACGTTTTGCTTTTTGCCAGCAATGTTCAGCTCGATGATGTGGCTGTACGAAGCTTCGTTTTCCAGCAGCTTGGCAACTTCTTTAGCCAGCATGCTGATGGACTCAGGGGCTTTTTCGCCACCGTAGACTACAGCTGGAACCAGGCTTGCGAGACGACGCAGGCGGCGGCTCGCACCTTTCCCCAGGTCGGAACGCAGTTCAGCATTCAAAGTAAAATCGTTCATGTTGTTTCTCCAAATTAACCACATTCGTCTTCGCGTTTGCGACCAGCGCTAAGACGGTATGGGCAAAAAAGCCCCGCCCTGACCGAATGTCAGGGCGGGGCGCTTTTCGTCAACGAGATATCTGCCGGGCTAAACCCTAGCGGAACATCGCGCTGATCGATTCTTCGTTGCTGATGCGGCGGACCGCCTCGGCGACTACCGGAGCAATATCCAGTTGACGGATACGGCTACAGGCCTGTGCTGCAGCGGACAACGGAATGGTATTGGTTACCACCAGTTCGTCCAGCACGGAATTTTCAATGTTTTCGATCGCCCGACCCGACAGCACAGGGTGTGTGCAGTAGGCAAAGACCTTGGCAGCGCCATGCTCTTTCAAGGCTTTAGCCGCGTGGCACAAGGTGCCGGCGGTATCGACCATGTCATCGACCAGAATACAGGTACGCCCTTCGACATCACCGATGATATGCATCACTTCAGAGTGATTGGCTTTCTCACGGCGCTTGTCGATGATCCCGAGATCTACGCCCAGGGATTTGGCAACGGCACGTGCACGCACGACGCCACCGATATCCGGGGAAACAATCATCAGGTTTTCGAAGCGTTGATCTTCAATGTCATCCACCAGAACAGGGGAGCCGTAGATGTTATCTACCGGAATATCGAAGAAACCCTGGATTTGGTCAGCATGCAGATCAACCGTGAGAACACGATCGATCCCCACCACGGTAAGCATGTCAGCAACGACTTTCGCGCTGATAGCCACACGTGCGGAACGCGGACGGCGATCCTGACGGGCATAACCAAAGTAAGGAATCACCGCAGTGATTCGGGACGCTGAGGAGCGGCGGAAGGCATCAGCCATCACGACGAGTTCCATCAGGTTATCGTTGGTCGGTGCGCAAGTCGGCTGAATGATGAAGACGTCTTTACCGCGGACGTTTTCATTTATCTCAGTGCTGATTTCGCCATCGGAAAACTTGCCGACGGAGACATCACCTAGTGGGATATGCAGCTGACGTACGACACGTCGAGCCAGATCGGGGTTAGCGTTCCCCGTAAAGACCATCATCTTGGACACGCGCAGTACCTAGAGGCTGAGGGTAACCTGGATGAGTATAGAAAATGGCAGGGGCGGCTGGATTCGAACCAACGCATGGCAGGATCAAAACCTGCTGCCTTACCGCTTGGCGACGCCCCTGTATTTGTTGCATCGAGTACCCAGTACTCGGTTCCTTTTAGAGCAGTTCTTGCAGCTTGCGATGCAACATTGACACGTTGCTTCCCTTTGCTACAAACCCTGTAAGGGTCTCTGTCAGAAGGGCCGAGACTTTATCAGCTTCAGCTTTGTTTGGGAAGGCCCCAAACACACAACTTCCAGTTCCGGTTAATTTTGCTTCGGTAAAATTACCTAACAAATTCAAAGCGTTACGTACATCTGGATAACGCCTTGCTACAACCGGTAAGCAGTCATTTCGACTGTTTCCCTTGGGAACGGGGCGCACTTTAATGGGAGGAGTGTTACGTGTCAACAGTGGATCTGAAAAAATTTCTGCTGTACTTACAGATACTTGCGGCACGAGCACCAGATACCACGGTTCTTCGGGGTCTACGGGAGTGAGTTTTTCACCCACACCCTCAGCAAATGCGGCGTGTCCACGCACGAAAACCGGCACGTCCGCGCCTAACGTCAGGCCCAGCGCGGCGAGTCGGTCTTCGTCCCAGCCAAGCTTCCACAAATGATTCAAACCGAGCAGTGTCGTGGCGGCATCGGAGCTTCCGCCGCCAATTCCGCCGCCCATGGGCAGGCGTTTTTCCAGCCAGATGTCCATACCGAGGGTGCAGGCCGATTGTTTTTGCAGCGCGCGAGCGGCCTTGACGATCAGATTGCTGTCGTGCGGGACGCCGGCAACGTCGGTTTGCAGGCAGATTTCGCCATCCTGGCGAACCGCAAAACTGAGTTCGTCGCCGTAATCGAGAAACTGAAAGATGGTTTGCAGTTCGTGGTAGCCGTCAGGGCGACGGCCAAGAATGTGCAGCATCAGGTTCAGTTTTGCCGGAGCAGGCAAGGTCAGGCGAGGTGCGCTCATGCTTATTGCCCCAGTTTGCGCGGTTGCCAGTCCTTGATCACCAGCGTGACGTCGAGGTCCTGACCATGCAATTTGACGCGTTCGGGCAGCCAGTAGCCGTTCTGCTCGACGTAGCTCAGGTATTCAACCTGCCAGCCGTCCTGTTCGAGACTTGCCAGGCGGCTGTTGCCGTCCAGTTGCAGACGACTTTTGCTGTCAGGCGCGGGCAGGCCGCGTACCCACCAGACCAGATGCGAGACCGGCAGTTTCCAGCCCAGCTGATCCTGCAGGAGTGTTTCCGGGTCCGGCGATTCGTAGCGGCCCTGGTTGGCGACTTCCAGGCTGACGGCGCCGGGGCGGCCGGTCAGACGCGCCGCGCCGCGACCCAGTGGGCCAGACAGGCGAATGTCGTAGTAATCCTGTCGTTGCAGCCAGAACAGCGTGCCGCTGCCTGAATCCTTGGGCGCACGGATGCCGACCTTGCCGTTGATCTGCCAGCCATCGAGGCTGCTCAGCTGCTGTTTGTGCTGGCGCCATTGCGCCGGATCTCCCTTGCCTTCCAGGGCTTCGCGGGAGGAAATACCGGCGCAGCCGGCGAGCAGGGCAATGAGGCTGAATACGATTACGTGGCGCAAAAACATAGAATTAAAGAGTCTCGGATCCGGTCAGGCGCCGCAAAGTGCTGCGCAAAATAGGGCTGTCGGGTTGCTGCTCCAGGGCTTTGCCCCAGATTTTACGGGCTTCGCGCTGCTCGCCTTTGGCCCACAGCACTTCGCC
This genomic window from Pseudomonas sp. G.S.17 contains:
- the pth gene encoding aminoacyl-tRNA hydrolase → MTAIQLIVGLGNPGAEYEQTRHNAGALFVERIADAQRVSLVAERKFFGLTGRFSHQGQDVRLLIPTTFMNRSGQSVAALAGFYRIPAEAILVAHDELDLPPGVAKLKQGGGHGGHNGLRDIIAQLGNQNTFHRLRLGIGHPGDASKVSGFVLGRAPRAEQEKLDASIDFALGVLPDIFAGEWNRAMKNLHSQKA
- a CDS encoding 50S ribosomal protein L25/general stress protein Ctc, which produces MNDFTLNAELRSDLGKGASRRLRRLASLVPAVVYGGEKAPESISMLAKEVAKLLENEASYSHIIELNIAGKKQNVIIKALQRHPAKGHVMHADFVRVVAGQKLTAIVPVHFVGEDAPVKKGGEVSHVTSELEVTCLPKDLPEFIEVDVSALEIGSILHLSDLKAPKGVEFVALAHGNDLAVANVHAPRVAPTEDAAEEGAAE
- a CDS encoding ribose-phosphate pyrophosphokinase; this translates as MSKMMVFTGNANPDLARRVVRQLHIPLGDVSVGKFSDGEISTEINENVRGKDVFIIQPTCAPTNDNLMELVVMADAFRRSSASRITAVIPYFGYARQDRRPRSARVAISAKVVADMLTVVGIDRVLTVDLHADQIQGFFDIPVDNIYGSPVLVDDIEDQRFENLMIVSPDIGGVVRARAVAKSLGVDLGIIDKRREKANHSEVMHIIGDVEGRTCILVDDMVDTAGTLCHAAKALKEHGAAKVFAYCTHPVLSGRAIENIENSVLDELVVTNTIPLSAAAQACSRIRQLDIAPVVAEAVRRISNEESISAMFR
- the ispE gene encoding 4-(cytidine 5'-diphospho)-2-C-methyl-D-erythritol kinase; this encodes MSAPRLTLPAPAKLNLMLHILGRRPDGYHELQTIFQFLDYGDELSFAVRQDGEICLQTDVAGVPHDSNLIVKAARALQKQSACTLGMDIWLEKRLPMGGGIGGGSSDAATTLLGLNHLWKLGWDEDRLAALGLTLGADVPVFVRGHAAFAEGVGEKLTPVDPEEPWYLVLVPQVSVSTAEIFSDPLLTRNTPPIKVRPVPKGNSRNDCLPVVARRYPDVRNALNLLGNFTEAKLTGTGSCVFGAFPNKAEADKVSALLTETLTGFVAKGSNVSMLHRKLQELL
- the lolB gene encoding lipoprotein insertase outer membrane protein LolB, coding for MFLRHVIVFSLIALLAGCAGISSREALEGKGDPAQWRQHKQQLSSLDGWQINGKVGIRAPKDSGSGTLFWLQRQDYYDIRLSGPLGRGAARLTGRPGAVSLEVANQGRYESPDPETLLQDQLGWKLPVSHLVWWVRGLPAPDSKSRLQLDGNSRLASLEQDGWQVEYLSYVEQNGYWLPERVKLHGQDLDVTLVIKDWQPRKLGQ